In Triticum aestivum cultivar Chinese Spring chromosome 5B, IWGSC CS RefSeq v2.1, whole genome shotgun sequence, the following proteins share a genomic window:
- the LOC123114295 gene encoding uncharacterized protein DDB_G0290685 yields the protein MGIFDLLDLADGASGDEAVARVVKKVVPPDDPDKASKASRKAAAKDAAANAAAPKDDAQHDQHHHYPQEGGHYQREGNFGGGRGRGQGYYGGGGGGRGGRGRGRGAGSNRVFEDANGRFYNDGYQRVYLTNDRPYYANGNGNRDYNNNNGNGNGNGGEGQRYGNDDRQYRRDNMHYVPKSKPSSVAASDVDTKSEGKVEPAAEEKQAQAPAQNVVEAVPASESDKSTGDVQKDDSKKEEGEGAEKKAEGEGADKKEGDGAEKKEKTNKGKCVSGSVKRKLKKQKPKKEDSNGDAPIETTAKKEQEAPIEQEKIEMTLEEYEKMQEKKKSLEASKPEERRVAAVDFEGLQLLEKKKIEDDAKSKAENVRKAKEAAAKEAKPRKVSIQEYLKNEDGSEYVPPTPPRRPPYGGGYRGGRGNGSYNGRSSRDNSSERRVYNSGRGESAIVFHNVEANANDSGAPRRGEGYNGERRQGSYQQGGYNGGRGNGRYQERQDGYNGERRDQQQGGYYQERNGDRREQGGYNNGGGRGNGGYQERRDGYNGDNRRQQGGYNNGGGRGNGGYQEQGGNNGGRGQERQDAYNGERRQQGGYNNGGGRGNGGNQEGQDGGERRQQGGYNNGGRYQQGGNYRQWQGPRPKQDKEFTPADFPALGGASQAQSQAQAQAQA from the exons CAAggacgccgccgccaacgccgccgcccCCAAGGACGACGCCCAGCACGACCAGCACCACCACTACCCCCAAG AGGGTGGGCATTACCAAAGGGAGGGCAACTTTGGTGGAGGCCGGGGCAGAGGCCAAGGCtactatggtggtggtggtggtggcagaggaggccgTGGAAGGGGGCGTGGCGCCGGATCCAATCGTGTCTTTGAGGATGCCAACGGTCGTTTCTATAATGATGGCTATCAACGTGTCTACCTCACCAACGACCGTCCATACTATGCCAATGGCAATGGCAACCgtgactacaacaacaacaacggcaaCGGCAACGGCAATGGCGGTGAGGGCCAGAGGTACGGCAATGATGACAGGCAGTACAGGAGGGACAACATGCACTACGTTCCTAAGAGCAAGCCATCCTCTGTGGCTGCTTCTGATGTTGATACCAAGTCTGAAGGCAAGGTGGAGCCTGCTGCTGAGGAAAAGCAGGCCCAAGCCCCTGCTCAGAATGTTGTTGAAGCCGTCCCTGCTTCTGAATCTGACAAGTCTACTGG GGATGTGCAAAAAGATGATTctaagaaggaagagggagagggtgccGAAAAGAAGGCAGAGGGAGAAGGCGCGGATAAGAAGGAGGGAGATGGTgccgagaagaaggagaagaccaATAAGGGCAAGTGTGTCAGTGGCTCTGTCAAGAGGAAGCTCAAGAAGcaaaagcctaagaaggaagactcTAATGGGGATGCTCCTATTGAGACCACTGCTAAGAAAGAGCAGGAGGCTCCCATTGAACAAGAGAAAATT GAGATGACCCTTGAAGAATATGAGAAGATGCAAGAAAAGAAGAAGTCTCTGGAGGCCTCTAAACCTGAGGAGAGGAGGGTTGCTGCTGTAGATTTTGAGGGTCTCCAGCTCTTGgagaagaagaagattgaggatgaTGCTAAATCAAAGGCAGAAAATGTTCGCAAGGCAAAGGAGGCTGCTGCAAAGGAAGCTAAACCTCGCAAG GTGAGCATCCAGGAGTACCTGAAGAATGAAGATGGTTCAGAGTACGTACCTCCAACACCACCTAGGCGCCCTCCATATGGAGGCGGCTACAGGGGAGGCCGTGGGAACGGTTCTTACAATGGCCGCAGCAGCCGTGACAACAGCTCTGAGCGCCGGGTCTACAACTCTGGCCGCGGCGAGAGCGCCATCGTGTTCCACAACGTCGAGGCCAACGCCAACGACAGTGGCGCCCCAAGGAGGGGTGAGGGCTACAATGGCGAGCGCCGGCAAGGCAGCTACCAGCAAGGTGGGTACAATGGCGGCAGGGGCAACGGCAGGTACCAGGAGCGCCAGGACGGGTACAATGGCGAGCGCCGGGACCAGCAGCAGGGTGGCTACTACCAGGAGCGCAATGGTGACCGCCGGGAGCAAGGCGGGTACAACAATGGTGGTGGCCGGGGCAATGGCGGTTACCAGGAGCGCAGGGATGGCTACAATGGTGACAACCGCCGGCAGCAAGGCGGGTACAACAATGGTGGTGGCCGGGGCAATGGTGGTTACCAGGAGCAAGGCGGGAACAATGGTGGCCGTGGCCAGGAGCGCCAGGATGCCTACAATGGCGAGCGCAGGCAGCAAGGCGGGTACAACAATGGCGGTGGCCGGGGCAATGGTGGTAACCAGGAAGGCCAGGACGGTGGCGAGCGCCGGCAGCAAGGCGGGTACAACAATGGCGGCCGGTACCAGCAGGGCGGCAACTACAGGCAGTGGCAGGGTCCCAGGCCAAAGCAGGACAAGGAGTTCACACCGGCCGACTTCCCAGCTCTAGGTGGCGCATCTCAGGCGCAGTCGCAGGCCCAGGCCCAGGCCCAGGCCTAG